A genome region from Streptomyces sp. S4.7 includes the following:
- a CDS encoding MarR family transcriptional regulator yields MTTPDADGLLAEQLLRLTRRLHRVQKRYLEPIGITPAQSRLLRTVAFYDSPPRMADLAERLEVVPRAVTSLVDGLETSDCVRRAPDPTNRRVIRIELTETGRGVLRALRDARRSAAEDILAPLTADQRDVLGVLLSALVGGPVDGVPERRC; encoded by the coding sequence ATGACCACCCCCGACGCCGACGGCCTGCTGGCCGAACAGCTCCTGAGGTTGACCCGCCGGCTCCACCGCGTCCAGAAGCGCTATCTGGAGCCGATCGGCATCACTCCCGCGCAGTCACGGCTGCTGCGCACGGTCGCCTTCTACGACAGTCCACCGCGGATGGCGGATCTCGCCGAGCGGCTGGAAGTGGTGCCCCGCGCAGTGACGAGCCTGGTCGACGGCCTGGAGACGAGCGACTGCGTCCGCCGGGCCCCCGACCCGACCAACCGCCGGGTGATCCGCATCGAGCTCACGGAGACCGGCCGGGGGGTGCTGCGGGCGCTGCGCGACGCGCGCAGGTCGGCCGCCGAGGACATCCTGGCACCGCTGACGGCGGACCAGCGCGACGTGCTCGGGGTGCTGCTGTCGGCGCTCGTGGGCGGACCGGTCGACGGCGTGCCGGAGCGGCGCTGCTGA
- a CDS encoding Gfo/Idh/MocA family oxidoreductase — protein sequence MNDAAPQNPGSERDDDDNDNGGSVSRRSALRTTAGVAGAGLGLTALGSGTAAAQPTAAATAASAQAAPVGAESAVPPRQGRTMAGVPFEGRSTVRVGIIGLGNRGGSMIDLFLAVPGVQVVALCDTVRDKAQAAAAKVVKAGQPAPAVYTKDEHDYEQLCARGDIDFVYVATPWDSHFEMARAAMLAGKHVGVECPIAMRLDELWELVDLSERTRRHCMQLENCAYGKNEMRVLRMAHAGLFGDLLHGAGAYNHDLRGLMFDPDYYEGPWRRLWHTRLRGDLYPNHGFGPVANYLDINRGDRAVSITSIGTPALGLAQYREENVPPGDASWKETYISSDRTISLVRTAKGRVVRLEHDVSTPHPYSRINSLGGTRGVFEDYPERIYIEPDHTDDEWGDFGAYAEWDHWLWKEHANPPGGHGGMDYIMVFRLMQCVRLGLVPDFDVYDAATWTAPVPLSHASIKANGTPQQIPDFTRGEWKKSRPGMDSEKPPEK from the coding sequence ATGAACGACGCAGCACCGCAGAACCCCGGCAGTGAGCGGGACGACGACGACAACGACAACGGCGGCTCGGTGAGCCGCCGTTCCGCTCTCCGGACGACGGCGGGTGTCGCCGGCGCCGGTCTCGGGCTCACCGCCCTGGGCAGCGGCACGGCCGCCGCACAGCCCACCGCGGCCGCCACGGCCGCCTCCGCGCAAGCCGCCCCCGTGGGCGCCGAGTCCGCCGTCCCCCCGCGCCAGGGACGCACGATGGCCGGTGTGCCCTTCGAGGGACGCTCGACGGTACGCGTCGGCATCATCGGCCTCGGCAATCGCGGCGGCAGCATGATCGACCTGTTCCTCGCGGTGCCCGGCGTCCAGGTGGTCGCCCTGTGCGACACGGTGCGGGACAAGGCACAGGCGGCCGCGGCCAAGGTCGTCAAGGCCGGGCAGCCGGCGCCCGCCGTCTACACGAAGGACGAGCACGACTACGAGCAGCTCTGCGCGCGCGGCGACATCGACTTCGTCTATGTGGCCACTCCGTGGGACTCCCACTTCGAGATGGCCAGGGCGGCGATGCTGGCCGGCAAGCACGTCGGCGTGGAGTGTCCGATCGCGATGCGCCTCGACGAGCTGTGGGAGCTGGTGGACCTCTCCGAGCGCACCCGGCGCCACTGCATGCAGCTGGAGAACTGCGCGTACGGCAAGAACGAGATGCGCGTCCTGCGGATGGCACACGCGGGCCTGTTCGGCGATCTGCTGCACGGCGCCGGCGCGTACAACCACGACCTGCGCGGTCTGATGTTCGACCCGGACTACTACGAAGGGCCCTGGCGCCGGCTGTGGCACACCAGGCTCCGCGGCGATCTCTATCCGAACCACGGCTTCGGTCCCGTCGCCAACTACCTGGACATCAACCGCGGTGACCGCGCCGTCAGCATCACCAGCATCGGTACGCCCGCGCTCGGCCTCGCCCAGTACCGCGAGGAGAACGTGCCGCCCGGCGACGCCAGTTGGAAGGAGACGTACATCAGCAGCGACCGGACGATCAGTCTGGTCCGGACGGCGAAGGGCCGGGTCGTCCGGCTGGAGCACGACGTCTCGACCCCGCATCCCTACAGCCGTATCAACAGCCTCGGCGGTACGAGAGGCGTCTTCGAGGACTATCCCGAGCGCATCTACATCGAGCCGGACCACACGGACGACGAGTGGGGCGACTTCGGCGCGTACGCCGAGTGGGACCACTGGCTGTGGAAGGAGCACGCGAATCCGCCGGGCGGACACGGCGGGATGGACTACATCATGGTCTTCCGGCTGATGCAGTGTGTCCGGCTCGGCCTCGTCCCCGACTTCGACGTGTACGACGCGGCGACCTGGACCGCGCCCGTGCCGCTGAGCCACGCGTCCATCAAGGCGAACGGCACACCGCAGCAGATTCCGGACTTCACTCGCGGCGAGTGGAAGAAGTCCCGGCCGGGCATGGACTCCGAGAAGCCGCCGGAGAAGTAG
- a CDS encoding ABC transporter ATP-binding protein: MQIRDLPYPDPGKPDARSGPRFLYWLGRSQLRGQLKSLSWGMLHQLGVAGLPLGAGLAVQAVVDRSGGRLALAGAVIALFGAAITVGDTMLHRTAVTNWITAASRVQQLLSRKTAELGSALTRRVAAGEVVAVSTGDVEKIGWFVEALSRFFAAVVAVVVVCVGLLLYVPSIGAVVAIGVPVLALAVLPLLPRATARADVQREKAGRATELAADTVAGLRVLRGIGGEELFLTRYREASQEVRRAAVRSARMWALISAIQVFLPGVLLITVVWYGAILAGDGRLSVGELVTVYSAVTLLLFPLRHFEEIAMAYSFSRPSATRAARVLRLERTSYDDERGGLDDSRPTGDLYDPATGLLAHAGRLTAVVCGDPDAAGRLAERLGGHATEEEKSPSVLLGPVALDDLPLDAARASVLVQDKDPVLLSGTLTELLDVPASGSVRPRDALDAAQCDDVLAALVQASVDGSGDPLRSRITERGRSLSGGQRQRLALARSLVADPEVLVLDEPTSAVDSHTEARIAEGVRRLRSGRTTVVFASSPLLLDRADAVVFLHEGQVAAVGAHRELLRDDPRYLSVVTRSTDDETEPGTEADHTGDGAGDGTGDGTHVPTPLKTREQLEEIEESA; this comes from the coding sequence ATGCAGATTCGCGATCTTCCGTATCCCGATCCGGGGAAACCGGATGCCCGGTCAGGCCCACGCTTCCTCTACTGGCTCGGACGCAGTCAACTGCGTGGCCAGCTCAAATCGCTCTCCTGGGGGATGCTGCACCAGCTCGGCGTCGCCGGTCTCCCGCTGGGAGCGGGACTCGCCGTACAGGCCGTCGTGGACCGCTCGGGCGGGCGGCTCGCGCTGGCCGGTGCCGTCATCGCGCTGTTCGGCGCCGCGATCACCGTCGGCGACACGATGCTGCACCGTACGGCGGTCACCAATTGGATCACCGCGGCGTCCCGCGTCCAGCAGTTGCTGTCCCGCAAGACCGCCGAGCTGGGTTCGGCGCTGACCCGCCGGGTCGCGGCCGGTGAGGTCGTCGCCGTCTCGACGGGCGACGTCGAGAAGATCGGCTGGTTCGTCGAGGCGCTGTCACGCTTCTTCGCGGCCGTCGTCGCGGTCGTCGTGGTGTGCGTCGGCCTGCTCCTGTACGTGCCGTCGATCGGCGCCGTGGTGGCCATCGGCGTGCCGGTACTGGCCCTCGCCGTACTGCCGCTGCTCCCCCGCGCCACCGCTCGCGCCGACGTCCAGCGCGAGAAGGCGGGCCGGGCCACCGAGCTGGCCGCCGACACGGTGGCGGGGTTGCGGGTGCTGCGCGGCATCGGCGGCGAGGAGCTGTTCCTCACGCGCTACCGGGAGGCGTCGCAGGAGGTCCGCCGGGCGGCCGTCCGCAGTGCCCGCATGTGGGCACTGATCTCGGCCATTCAGGTCTTCCTTCCGGGCGTCCTGCTGATCACGGTCGTCTGGTACGGCGCGATCCTCGCGGGCGACGGCCGGCTCTCGGTCGGCGAACTGGTCACCGTGTACAGCGCGGTGACCCTGCTGCTCTTCCCGCTCAGGCATTTCGAGGAAATCGCGATGGCCTACTCCTTCTCGCGTCCCTCGGCGACGCGCGCGGCCCGCGTGCTGCGGCTGGAGCGCACCTCCTACGACGACGAGCGCGGCGGTCTCGACGACTCCCGGCCCACCGGCGACCTCTACGACCCGGCCACCGGTCTGCTCGCCCACGCGGGACGGCTGACCGCCGTCGTCTGCGGTGACCCCGACGCCGCCGGACGGCTCGCCGAACGGCTGGGCGGGCACGCGACCGAGGAGGAGAAGAGCCCCTCCGTACTGCTCGGCCCGGTGGCGCTCGACGACCTCCCGCTGGACGCGGCACGCGCCTCGGTCCTCGTGCAGGACAAGGATCCGGTGCTGCTGTCCGGCACGCTCACCGAGTTGCTGGACGTGCCCGCGTCCGGGAGCGTACGGCCCCGGGACGCGCTGGACGCCGCGCAGTGCGACGACGTGCTCGCCGCGCTCGTGCAGGCGTCGGTGGACGGCAGCGGCGACCCGCTGCGCTCGCGCATCACCGAGCGCGGCCGATCGCTCTCCGGCGGCCAGCGTCAGCGGCTCGCACTGGCCCGCTCGCTGGTCGCCGACCCGGAGGTGCTGGTCCTGGACGAGCCCACGTCGGCCGTGGACTCGCACACGGAGGCGCGGATCGCGGAGGGCGTACGGCGGCTGCGCAGCGGCCGTACGACCGTCGTGTTCGCCTCGTCGCCGCTGCTGCTCGACCGCGCGGACGCCGTCGTCTTCCTCCACGAAGGCCAGGTCGCGGCCGTCGGGGCGCACCGGGAGCTGCTGCGGGACGACCCGCGCTATCTGAGCGTCGTCACCCGCAGTACGGACGACGAGACGGAGCCCGGCACCGAGGCGGACCACACCGGCGACGGGGCGGGCGACGGAACCGGCGACGGGACGCACGTACCGACACCGCTCAAGACACGCGAACAGCTGGAAGAGATCGAGGAATCCGCATGA
- a CDS encoding ABC transporter ATP-binding protein produces MIGVAPPEYDPAAPESATTLPVARTSTVRAYVLELLRRHRKAFVLLIVVNTVAVIASMTGPYLLGGVVEDLSKGAEGAKELHLERTAAVFAGALVLQTVFTRMMRLRAAMLGEEMLADLREDFLVRSVRLPPGVLERAGTGDLLSRITTDIDRLTNGMREAVPQLAIGVVWAGLLIGALGVTAPPLALAVVVALPLLIAGCRWYFKRAPSAYRSEAAGYAAVAAVLAETIDAGRTVEAHRLGRRRVALSDRRIKEWTSWERYNLWLRSVLFPVINITHVTIFLATLVGGGVFVLQGWITVGQLTTGALLAQMLVDPVGLILRWYDELQVAQVSLARLVGVREIEPDDGDESVVPHGRDVSADRVDFGYREGVDVLHEVTLDVAPGTRVALVGPSGAGKSTLGRLLAGIYAPRTGRIALGGAELSRMPAERVRGHVALVNQEHHVFVGSMRDNLRLARADAVDAELWAALGAVDADGWARALDDGLDTEVGSGATTLTPAQAQQIALARLVLADPHTLVLDEATSLLDPRAARHLERSLAKVLDGRTVVAIAHRLHTAHDADVIAVVEEGRISELGSHDELVAADGAYASLWRSWHG; encoded by the coding sequence ATGATCGGCGTGGCACCACCGGAGTACGACCCGGCGGCACCGGAGTCGGCCACGACCCTGCCCGTCGCCCGCACGTCGACGGTGCGGGCCTACGTCCTTGAGCTGCTGCGGCGGCACCGCAAGGCGTTCGTCCTGCTCATCGTCGTCAACACGGTCGCGGTGATCGCCTCCATGACCGGGCCGTATCTGCTCGGCGGCGTCGTCGAGGACCTGTCGAAGGGCGCCGAGGGAGCCAAGGAACTCCATCTGGAGCGCACGGCCGCCGTCTTCGCCGGGGCGCTGGTCCTCCAGACGGTCTTCACCCGGATGATGCGGCTGCGCGCCGCGATGCTCGGTGAGGAGATGCTGGCCGACCTGCGCGAGGACTTCCTCGTCCGGTCGGTACGGCTGCCGCCCGGCGTCCTGGAGCGGGCCGGCACGGGCGATCTGTTGTCCCGGATCACCACCGACATCGACCGGCTGACCAACGGGATGCGCGAAGCGGTGCCGCAGCTGGCGATCGGCGTCGTGTGGGCGGGCCTGCTGATCGGCGCGCTGGGCGTCACGGCTCCGCCACTGGCGCTGGCGGTGGTGGTGGCGCTGCCGCTGCTGATCGCGGGCTGCCGGTGGTACTTCAAGCGGGCGCCGTCGGCGTACCGGTCGGAGGCGGCCGGGTACGCGGCGGTCGCCGCGGTGCTCGCCGAGACGATCGACGCCGGGCGGACCGTCGAGGCGCACCGTCTGGGCCGGCGCCGGGTGGCGCTGTCGGACCGGCGGATCAAGGAGTGGACCTCGTGGGAGCGGTACAACCTCTGGCTGCGGTCGGTGCTCTTCCCCGTCATCAACATCACCCACGTCACGATCTTCCTGGCGACGCTGGTGGGTGGCGGCGTCTTCGTGCTCCAGGGCTGGATCACGGTGGGACAGCTGACGACCGGTGCGCTGCTCGCGCAGATGCTGGTCGACCCGGTCGGTCTCATCCTGCGCTGGTACGACGAGCTGCAGGTGGCGCAGGTGTCCCTCGCCCGGCTCGTCGGTGTACGTGAGATCGAGCCGGACGACGGTGACGAGAGCGTCGTGCCGCACGGGCGGGACGTCAGCGCCGACCGGGTCGACTTCGGCTACCGGGAAGGTGTCGACGTGCTGCACGAGGTGACGCTGGACGTGGCCCCGGGCACCCGGGTGGCGCTGGTGGGTCCGTCCGGCGCGGGCAAGTCCACGCTGGGGCGGCTGCTCGCCGGGATCTACGCGCCGCGTACGGGCCGGATCGCACTCGGCGGGGCCGAGCTGTCACGGATGCCCGCGGAGCGGGTGCGCGGCCATGTCGCCCTGGTCAACCAGGAGCACCATGTCTTTGTGGGCTCCATGCGCGACAACCTGCGGCTCGCCCGCGCGGACGCGGTGGACGCCGAGCTGTGGGCGGCGCTCGGCGCGGTCGACGCGGACGGCTGGGCCCGCGCGCTCGACGACGGGCTGGACACCGAGGTCGGCTCCGGCGCCACGACGCTGACGCCCGCGCAGGCGCAGCAGATCGCCCTGGCGAGGCTGGTGCTGGCCGACCCGCACACGCTGGTCCTGGACGAGGCGACGTCGCTGCTCGACCCCCGCGCGGCCCGCCATCTGGAGCGTTCGCTGGCGAAGGTGCTGGACGGCCGTACGGTGGTTGCGATCGCGCACCGGCTGCACACCGCGCACGACGCGGACGTGATCGCCGTGGTCGAGGAGGGCCGGATCAGCGAGCTGGGCAGCCACGACGAACTGGTGGCCGCGGACGGCGCGTACGCGTCGCTGTGGCGCTCCTGGCACGGCTGA
- a CDS encoding metal-dependent hydrolase — MMGPAHSLSGAAAWLGVGAAAAAADRTMPWPVLVVGALICAGAALAPDLDHKSATISRAFGPVSKALCGIVDKLSFAVYKATRKPADARRTGGHRTLTHTWLWAVMIGGGASALAVLGGRWAVLALLFVHMVLAVEGLLWRAARVSSDVLVWLLGATSAWILAGVLDKPGNGSDWLFAAPGQEYLWLGLPIVLGALVHDIGDALTVSGCPILWPIPVGRKRWYPIGPPKAIRFRAGSWVELKVLMPLFMLLGGVGGAAALNVI, encoded by the coding sequence ATGATGGGACCAGCGCACTCGCTCTCGGGCGCGGCGGCCTGGCTGGGGGTGGGAGCCGCGGCGGCGGCGGCCGACCGCACGATGCCCTGGCCGGTACTGGTCGTCGGCGCGCTGATATGCGCGGGGGCGGCACTCGCCCCCGACCTGGACCACAAGTCGGCGACCATCTCGCGCGCCTTCGGACCGGTGTCCAAGGCGCTCTGCGGAATTGTCGACAAGCTGTCGTTCGCCGTCTACAAGGCGACCAGGAAACCGGCCGACGCCCGCAGGACCGGCGGCCACCGCACACTCACCCACACCTGGCTCTGGGCCGTCATGATCGGCGGCGGCGCCTCCGCGCTCGCGGTACTCGGAGGCCGCTGGGCGGTGCTCGCGCTGCTCTTCGTCCATATGGTGCTCGCCGTCGAAGGCCTGCTGTGGCGGGCGGCGAGGGTGTCGAGCGACGTACTGGTGTGGCTGCTCGGCGCGACGAGCGCGTGGATCCTGGCCGGCGTACTGGACAAGCCGGGCAACGGCTCGGACTGGCTCTTCGCCGCGCCCGGCCAGGAGTACCTCTGGCTGGGCCTGCCGATCGTCCTGGGCGCGCTGGTGCACGACATCGGTGACGCGCTGACGGTGTCGGGTTGCCCGATCCTGTGGCCGATCCCGGTGGGGCGCAAGCGCTGGTACCCCATCGGACCGCCGAAGGCGATCCGGTTCAGGGCCGGGAGCTGGGTGGAGCTGAAGGTGCTGATGCCGTTGTTCATGCTGCTCGGCGGGGTGGGCGGCGCGGCGGCGCTGAACGTGATCTGA
- a CDS encoding DEAD/DEAH box helicase: MTLIDQLPPDADPDALFEAFSSWAEGEGITLYPAQEEALIEVVSGANVIVSTPTGSGKSLIAAGAHFTALAQDKVTFYTAPIKALVSEKFFDLCKLFGTENVGMLTGDASVNADAPVICCTAEVLASIALRDGKHADIGQVVMDEFHFYAEPDRGWAWQIPILELPQAQFILMSATLGDVSRFEEDLTRRTGRPTSVVRSATRPVPLSYEYRLTPITETLTELLETRQAPVYIVHFTQAAAVERAQSLMSINMCTREEKDRIADLIGNFRFTTKFGRNLSRYVRHGIGVHHAGMLPKYRRLVEKLAQAGLLKVICGTDTLGVGVNVPIRTVLFTALTKYDGTRVRTLRAREFHQIAGRAGRAGFDTAGFVVAQAPEHVVENEKALAKAGDDPKKRRKVVRKKAPEGFVAWSESTFDKLIASDPEPLNSRFRVTHTMLLSVIARPGNAFDAMRHLLEDNHEPRKQQLRHIRRAIAIYRSLLDGGVVERLETPDAEGRIIRLTVDLQQNFALNQPLSTFALAAFELLEPGSPSYALDMVSVVESTLDDPRQILAAQQNKARGEAIGQMKADGVEYEERMERLQEFTYPKPLEELLWHAYEVYRTSHPWVGDHPVSPKSVIRDMFERAMTFTEFTSHYELARTEGIVLRYLASAYKAFEHTIPDDLKSEDLEDLIAWLGEMVRQVDSSLLDEWEQLANPEVETAEQAQEKADQVKPVTANGRAFRVLVRNAMFRRVELAALDKVHELGELDADSGWDADAWGEAMDGYWDEYEELGTGPDARGPKLLGIEEDPEHGLWRVRQSFADPNGDHDWGISAEVDLAASDEEGRAVVRVTSVGQLSGV; encoded by the coding sequence GTGACCCTTATTGATCAGCTGCCACCGGATGCCGACCCCGATGCCCTCTTCGAGGCCTTCTCGTCATGGGCCGAGGGTGAGGGGATCACGCTCTATCCGGCTCAGGAGGAGGCGCTGATCGAGGTGGTGTCCGGGGCCAACGTGATCGTCTCCACCCCCACCGGCTCCGGGAAGAGCCTGATCGCGGCGGGTGCGCACTTCACGGCGCTGGCCCAGGACAAGGTCACGTTCTACACCGCGCCGATCAAGGCGCTGGTGTCGGAGAAGTTCTTCGACCTGTGCAAGCTCTTCGGTACGGAGAACGTCGGCATGCTGACGGGCGACGCGTCCGTGAACGCCGACGCGCCGGTCATCTGCTGCACGGCGGAGGTGCTGGCCTCGATCGCGCTGCGCGACGGCAAGCACGCCGACATCGGCCAGGTCGTGATGGACGAGTTCCACTTCTACGCGGAGCCGGACCGCGGCTGGGCCTGGCAGATCCCGATCCTGGAGCTGCCGCAGGCTCAGTTCATCCTGATGTCGGCGACGCTCGGCGACGTGTCGCGGTTCGAGGAGGACCTGACCCGCCGGACCGGCCGCCCCACCTCCGTCGTCCGCTCGGCGACGCGACCGGTGCCGCTGAGTTACGAGTACCGCCTCACCCCGATCACCGAGACGCTGACCGAACTGCTGGAGACCCGTCAGGCGCCGGTCTACATCGTGCACTTCACCCAGGCGGCGGCCGTCGAGCGCGCGCAGTCGCTGATGAGCATCAACATGTGTACGCGCGAGGAGAAGGACCGGATCGCCGATCTGATCGGCAACTTCCGCTTCACCACCAAGTTCGGCCGCAATCTCTCCCGTTACGTACGGCACGGCATCGGGGTGCACCACGCGGGAATGCTGCCCAAGTACCGCCGACTGGTCGAAAAGCTCGCGCAGGCCGGTCTGTTGAAGGTGATCTGCGGGACGGACACACTCGGCGTCGGCGTCAACGTCCCCATCCGTACGGTGCTGTTCACGGCGCTGACCAAGTACGACGGCACGCGGGTGCGCACGCTGCGCGCCCGCGAGTTCCACCAGATCGCGGGCCGCGCGGGCCGCGCCGGCTTCGACACGGCGGGCTTCGTCGTCGCGCAGGCGCCCGAACACGTCGTGGAGAACGAGAAGGCGCTCGCCAAGGCGGGCGACGACCCGAAGAAGCGCCGCAAGGTGGTCCGCAAGAAGGCGCCCGAGGGCTTCGTCGCCTGGTCGGAGAGCACGTTCGACAAACTGATCGCCTCCGACCCGGAGCCGCTCAACTCGCGCTTCCGGGTCACCCACACGATGCTGCTGTCGGTCATCGCGCGGCCGGGCAACGCCTTCGACGCGATGCGCCATCTGCTGGAGGACAACCACGAGCCGCGCAAGCAGCAGTTGCGGCACATCCGGCGCGCCATCGCGATCTACCGGTCGCTGCTGGACGGTGGTGTGGTGGAGCGTCTGGAGACGCCGGATGCCGAGGGCCGCATCATCCGCCTCACCGTCGACCTCCAGCAGAACTTCGCGCTCAACCAGCCGCTCTCGACGTTCGCGCTGGCCGCGTTCGAACTGCTGGAGCCGGGCTCGCCCTCGTACGCGCTGGACATGGTCTCCGTCGTCGAGTCGACGCTGGACGATCCCCGGCAGATCCTCGCCGCGCAGCAGAACAAGGCGCGGGGCGAGGCGATCGGGCAGATGAAGGCCGACGGTGTCGAGTACGAGGAACGGATGGAGCGGCTCCAGGAGTTCACGTACCCGAAGCCGCTCGAAGAGCTGCTGTGGCACGCGTACGAGGTCTACCGCACCAGCCATCCGTGGGTCGGCGACCACCCGGTGTCGCCGAAGTCCGTCATCCGGGACATGTTCGAACGGGCCATGACCTTCACGGAGTTCACGTCGCACTACGAACTGGCGCGCACCGAGGGCATCGTGCTGCGCTATCTCGCGAGCGCGTACAAGGCGTTCGAGCACACCATCCCCGACGACCTGAAGTCGGAGGACCTGGAGGACCTGATCGCCTGGCTCGGCGAGATGGTGCGGCAGGTCGACTCCAGCCTCCTCGACGAGTGGGAGCAGCTGGCCAACCCCGAGGTGGAGACCGCCGAGCAGGCGCAGGAGAAGGCCGACCAGGTCAAGCCGGTCACCGCCAACGGCCGCGCCTTCCGGGTGCTGGTGCGCAACGCGATGTTCCGCAGGGTGGAGCTGGCGGCGCTCGACAAGGTGCACGAACTGGGCGAGCTGGACGCCGATTCGGGCTGGGACGCGGACGCCTGGGGCGAGGCGATGGACGGGTACTGGGACGAGTACGAGGAGCTGGGCACCGGGCCGGACGCGCGCGGCCCGAAGCTGCTCGGTATCGAGGAGGACCCGGAGCACGGCCTGTGGCGGGTCCGGCAGTCGTTCGCCGATCCGAACGGCGACCACGACTGGGGCATCAGCGCGGAGGTCGACCTCGCCGCGTCCGACGAGGAGGGCCGCGCCGTGGTCCGCGTCACCTCCGTGGGCCAGCTGTCCGGCGTCTGA
- a CDS encoding acyl-CoA thioesterase II, which translates to MTNPAGRLVDLLDLERIEVNIFRGRSPHESLQRVFGGQVAGQALVAAGRTTEGDRPVNSLHAYFLRPGTPGVPIVYQVERVRDGRSFTTRRVTAVQEGRTIFNLTASFHHAEEGGFEHQLPPRQDFPDPESLPTVADEVRAHLGGLPEAFERMARRQPFDIRYADRLRWTAEEIEGADPRSAVWMRAVGPLGDDPLVHTCALTYASDMTLLDAVRIPVEPLWGPRGYDMASLDHAMWFHRPFRADEWFLYDQESPIATGGRGLARGRIYDRSGRLLVSVVQEGLFRKLGG; encoded by the coding sequence ATGACGAATCCCGCCGGGCGGCTGGTCGATCTGCTCGATCTGGAGCGGATCGAGGTCAACATCTTCCGCGGCCGCAGCCCGCACGAGTCGCTGCAACGGGTCTTCGGCGGCCAGGTCGCCGGCCAGGCGCTGGTGGCTGCCGGGCGCACCACGGAGGGCGACCGCCCGGTCAACTCGCTGCACGCGTACTTCCTGCGCCCCGGCACGCCCGGCGTGCCGATCGTGTACCAGGTCGAGCGGGTGCGGGACGGGCGGTCGTTCACCACCCGCCGGGTCACCGCTGTGCAGGAGGGCCGGACGATCTTCAATCTGACGGCGTCCTTCCACCACGCGGAGGAGGGCGGCTTCGAGCATCAGCTGCCGCCGCGTCAGGACTTCCCGGACCCCGAGTCGCTGCCGACGGTGGCGGACGAGGTGCGTGCGCATCTGGGCGGTCTGCCGGAGGCGTTCGAGCGGATGGCACGTCGTCAGCCGTTCGACATCCGCTACGCGGACCGGCTGCGCTGGACGGCGGAGGAGATCGAGGGCGCGGATCCGCGCAGCGCGGTGTGGATGCGCGCGGTGGGGCCGCTGGGCGACGACCCGCTGGTGCACACCTGCGCGCTGACGTACGCGAGCGACATGACGCTGCTGGACGCGGTCCGCATTCCCGTCGAGCCGCTGTGGGGCCCGCGCGGGTACGACATGGCGTCGCTGGACCACGCGATGTGGTTCCACCGGCCGTTCCGCGCGGACGAGTGGTTCCTGTACGACCAGGAGTCGCCGATCGCGACGGGCGGGCGGGGTCTGGCCCGGGGCCGTATCTACGACCGCTCGGGCCGGCTGCTGGTCTCGGTCGTCCAGGAGGGGCTGTTCCGCAAGCTCGGCGGGTGA
- a CDS encoding glutathione peroxidase — protein sequence MTLYDIALRTLTGEPTSLAAYKGRAVLVVNVASKCGLTPQYEGLERLQQAYGDRGLTVVGVPCNQFAGQEPGSAEEIEAFCSTTYGVSFPLLEKSEVNGENRHPLYTALTARADASGEAGDVQWNFEKFLISPDGEVVDRIRPRTEPEAPEVIAAIEAQLPA from the coding sequence ATGACTCTGTACGACATCGCGCTGCGCACCCTCACCGGTGAGCCCACGTCCCTGGCCGCCTACAAGGGCCGGGCGGTGCTGGTGGTGAACGTGGCGTCGAAGTGCGGTCTCACCCCGCAGTACGAGGGCCTGGAGCGGCTCCAGCAGGCCTACGGCGACCGTGGTCTGACGGTCGTCGGCGTGCCCTGCAACCAGTTCGCGGGCCAGGAGCCGGGCAGCGCCGAGGAGATCGAGGCGTTCTGCTCGACGACGTACGGTGTGAGCTTCCCGCTGCTGGAGAAGTCCGAGGTCAACGGCGAGAACCGGCATCCGCTGTACACGGCGCTGACCGCGCGGGCGGACGCCTCGGGCGAGGCGGGCGACGTGCAGTGGAACTTCGAGAAGTTCCTGATCTCCCCCGACGGCGAGGTCGTGGACCGTATCCGGCCCCGGACGGAGCCGGAGGCCCCCGAGGTCATCGCCGCGATCGAGGCTCAACTCCCCGCGTAG
- a CDS encoding excalibur calcium-binding domain-containing protein: protein MSFSPPAAPGPNPYTGPPTPPPGRPKWTRKRVLLPLLAVLFFLGVGIGAADDTAGTRNAADAKPAPAATVTATATATPEPAVTETVTATPEPAPTVTRTKTVRVTVAPAAEDNGDSGGSGSGGSDTGGSGGGSTYYANCTAVRAAGAAPIRSGDPGYGSHLDRDGDGVACE from the coding sequence ATGAGCTTTTCGCCACCCGCCGCGCCCGGCCCGAATCCGTACACCGGGCCGCCGACACCGCCGCCGGGCCGCCCGAAGTGGACGCGGAAGAGGGTGCTGCTGCCGCTGCTGGCGGTGCTGTTCTTCCTGGGGGTCGGGATCGGCGCGGCGGACGACACGGCGGGGACGAGGAACGCGGCCGACGCGAAGCCCGCCCCGGCGGCGACGGTGACCGCCACGGCGACGGCCACGCCCGAACCGGCGGTGACCGAGACGGTGACGGCCACGCCCGAGCCCGCGCCGACCGTCACCAGGACCAAGACGGTGCGCGTCACGGTCGCTCCCGCCGCGGAAGACAACGGCGACAGCGGCGGATCGGGCTCGGGCGGGTCGGACACGGGTGGCTCGGGAGGCGGCTCGACGTACTACGCCAACTGCACGGCCGTCCGGGCGGCGGGCGCGGCCCCCATCCGCTCGGGCGATCCGGGCTACGGCTCGCACCTCGACCGCGACGGGGACGGCGTGGCCTGCGAGTGA